A window of the Macaca nemestrina isolate mMacNem1 chromosome X, mMacNem.hap1, whole genome shotgun sequence genome harbors these coding sequences:
- the LOC105470192 gene encoding melanoma-associated antigen 1, whose amino-acid sequence MELHRVWPHLPTVSPVESTSAGRLYPECPLTSSFRFSGDRPTWRTGFPGGHRGAPRRRSARGSSLPSSCTLLPAALTRVIMSLEQRSLHYKPEEALEAQQEALGLVCVQAAASSSSPLVLGTLEEVPTAGSTDPPQTPQGASTFPTTINFPRWRQPNESSSSHEEEGPSTSRVLESLFRAVLTKKVADLVRFLLLKYRAREPVTKAEILERVIKNYKHCFPVIFGKASESLQLVFGIDVKEADSTGHSYVLVTCLGLSYDGLLGDNQIMPKTGFLIIILVMIAMEGGRAPEEEIWEELNVMEVYDGREHSAYGEPRKLLTQDLVQEKYLEYRQVPYSDPACYEFLWGPRALAETSYVKVLEYVIKVSARVRFFFPSLREAALRQEGAALREDEEGV is encoded by the exons ATGGAACTCCACAGAGTCTGGCCTCACCTCCCTACCGTCAGTCCTGTAGAATCGACCTCTGCTGGCCGGCTGTACCCTGAGTGCCCTCTCACTTCCTCCTTCAGGTTTTCAGGGGACAGGCCAACCTGGAGGACAGGATTCCCTGGAGGCCACAGAGGAGCACCAAGGAGAAGATCT gCCCGTGGGTCTTCATTGCCCAGCTCCTGTACACTCCTGCCTGCTGCCCTGACCAGAGTCATCATGTCTCTTGAGCAGAGGAGTCTGCACTACAAGCCTGAGGAAGCCCTTGAGGCCCAACAAGAGGCCCTGGGGCTGGTGTGTGTGCAGgctgccgcctcctcctcctctcctctggtCCTGGGCACCCTGGAGGAGGTGCCTACTGCTGGGTCAACAGATCCCCCCCAGACTCCTCAGGGAGCCTCCACCTTTCCCACTACCATCAACTTCCCTCGCTGGAGGCAACCCAATGAGAGTTCCAGCAGCCATGAAGAAGAGGGGCCAAGCACCTCGCGTGTCCTGGAGTCCTTGTTCCGAGCAGTACTCACTAAGAAGGTGGCTGATTTGGTTCGTTTTCTGCTCCTCAAGTATCGAGCCAGGGAGCCGGTCACAAAGGCAGAAATACTGGAGAGAGTCATCAAAAATTACAAGCACTGCTTTCCTGTGATCTTCGGCAAAGCCTCTGAGTCCTTGCAACTGGTCTTTGGCATTGACGTGAAGGAAGCAGACTCCACCGGCCACTCCTATGTCCTTGTCACCTGCCTGGGGCTCTCCTATGACGGCCTGCTGGGTGATAATCAGATCATGCCCAAGACAGGCTTCCTGATAATCATCCTGGTTATGATTGCAATGGAGGGCGGCCGTGCTCCTGAGGAGGAAATCTGGGAAGAGCTGAATGTGATGGAGGTGTATGATGGGAGGGAGCACAGTGCCTATGGGGAGCCCAGGAAGCTGCTCACCCAAGATTTGGTGCAGGAAAAGTACCTGGAGTACCGGCAGGTGCCCTACAGTGATCCTGCATGCTATGAGTTCCTGTGGGGTCCAAGGGCCCTCGCTGAAACCAGCTATGTGAAAGTCCTTGAGTATGTGATCAAGGTCAGTGCAAGAGTTCGCTTTTTCTTCCCATCCCTGCGTGAAGCAGCTTTGAGACAGGAGGGAGCAGCTTTGAGAGAGGATGAAGAGGGAGTCTGA